In the Flavobacterium acetivorans genome, one interval contains:
- a CDS encoding cytochrome C oxidase subunit IV family protein, whose translation MKKSLLYTYGVLILLTLTTAFVSNSITVSAFAVSIIMGISALKFILVAFQFMELKKANSFWRITLGLVLGLIILVVVTII comes from the coding sequence ATGAAAAAGTCTTTATTATATACCTACGGCGTACTTATTCTTTTAACCTTAACTACTGCTTTTGTTTCAAATTCAATTACGGTTTCAGCTTTTGCCGTCAGTATAATCATGGGTATATCGGCTCTTAAATTTATTTTAGTTGCCTTTCAATTTATGGAATTGAAAAAAGCGAATTCCTTTTGGAGAATCACTCTCGGGCTTGTTTTAGGATTGATAATTTTAGTAGTGGTAACAATAATCTGA
- a CDS encoding DUF438 domain-containing protein translates to MNETSNSITLPEGHPVQVYFQENDIIHRLLEEITAVDSYEEFQKYTNIFNQLHTIEKRFARKENQLFPFLEKKGWLGPSQGMWSFHDNLREQFRMLRTNMDNKDFNSIKTNTPYLVNGISRLLEVEETVLFPNALELLAEKDWIEMRKGEEEIGWMLAQPPAPFPSVAYVHPSEDFTIREMPFSLENTSHYDEGHMTVEQVNLLFRTMPLDLTYVDENDKVIFYNRGEERVFPRSAGIIGREVKFCHPPKSVGTVLKILEEFRKGTKSESSFWINYKERLIYIRYFAVRDANLNYKGVIEMSQDITDIKKIEGEKRLLDWE, encoded by the coding sequence ATGAACGAAACATCAAACTCCATCACACTTCCCGAAGGACATCCCGTACAGGTTTACTTTCAGGAGAATGACATAATACATCGGCTTTTAGAAGAAATAACCGCTGTTGATTCGTATGAAGAATTTCAGAAATATACCAATATTTTTAATCAACTTCATACCATTGAGAAACGTTTTGCCCGAAAAGAAAATCAGCTTTTTCCTTTTTTGGAGAAAAAAGGTTGGCTAGGACCTTCTCAAGGAATGTGGTCTTTTCACGATAATCTTCGGGAACAATTTCGAATGTTGCGAACCAACATGGATAATAAGGATTTCAATAGCATTAAAACCAATACGCCTTATTTAGTCAATGGAATTTCCCGATTATTGGAGGTCGAAGAAACGGTTTTGTTTCCCAATGCTTTGGAGCTTTTGGCGGAAAAAGATTGGATTGAAATGCGTAAAGGCGAAGAAGAAATAGGTTGGATGTTAGCCCAACCACCAGCTCCTTTTCCTAGTGTGGCTTATGTGCATCCGAGTGAAGATTTTACCATTCGAGAAATGCCTTTCTCATTAGAAAACACTTCGCATTATGACGAAGGGCACATGACAGTGGAACAGGTAAATTTATTGTTCAGAACCATGCCTTTGGACCTTACTTATGTGGATGAAAACGATAAAGTTATTTTTTACAATAGGGGAGAAGAACGCGTGTTTCCTAGAAGTGCGGGAATCATTGGTCGAGAAGTAAAATTTTGCCATCCACCCAAAAGTGTTGGAACGGTCTTGAAAATTTTGGAAGAATTTAGAAAAGGAACTAAAAGCGAATCTTCATTTTGGATTAATTACAAAGAGCGACTGATCTACATTCGTTATTTCGCGGTTAGGGATGCCAATTTGAATTACAAAGGCGTTATCGAAATGTCTCAGGATATCACCGATATCAAGAAAATTGAAGGTGAAAAACGATTGCTGGATTGGGAATAA
- a CDS encoding cytochrome c oxidase subunit 3 has product MNTLKIDYKNIYYPPGGILMWIIIFLELITFGMALVAFVYYGQQEPQVFHQSRMQLNTTIGAINTVFLLTSGFFMAIAVQQFKERNRNKSSFYFKLTMLGGLLFLVLKSVEYYHKIESGISLETNMFFSFYWMLTAFHLIHVVMGLVILMWTNYGMTKKNSDTTIEDIEACAAFWHMCDLIWLLLFPILYLIF; this is encoded by the coding sequence ATGAATACACTAAAAATCGATTACAAGAACATCTATTATCCACCTGGAGGGATTTTGATGTGGATTATTATTTTCCTGGAACTGATTACTTTCGGAATGGCATTGGTTGCTTTTGTTTATTATGGACAGCAAGAACCTCAAGTGTTTCACCAATCTCGTATGCAGCTTAACACCACCATAGGAGCCATTAATACTGTTTTTCTATTGACAAGTGGTTTTTTTATGGCCATTGCTGTGCAACAATTTAAAGAAAGAAATAGAAACAAATCTTCCTTTTATTTTAAACTGACGATGCTTGGCGGACTATTGTTTTTGGTTCTAAAAAGTGTTGAATATTACCATAAAATTGAATCCGGAATTTCATTAGAAACCAATATGTTTTTCAGTTTTTATTGGATGTTAACCGCTTTTCATCTTATTCATGTCGTCATGGGATTGGTTATTTTGATGTGGACAAATTACGGAATGACAAAGAAAAATTCAGATACTACTATTGAAGATATTGAAGCTTGTGCGGCTTTCTGGCACATGTGTGATTTGATTTGGCTGTTGTTATTTCCAATTCTCTATTTAATTTTTTAA
- the nirK gene encoding copper-containing nitrite reductase: MFKNETKIKNIALAMFVAIGLFSCGKKEENEAKHYENVKVEGQQVAELTAPPFVPKPVGNRAATKLVVHMEIKEQEGEMVDGVKYTYWTFGGSVPGSFIRTRVGDEVEFHLKNHPDNKMPHNIDLHAVTGPGGGATSSLVAPGHEKVFNFKTLNPGLYVYHCATAPVGMHIANGMYGLILVEPEGGLPPVDKEYYVMQGDFYTKGSYGEQGSQPFDMNKAIKEQADYVVFNGKVGAVTGEKSLTAKVGETVRIYMGNGGPNLVSSFHVIGEIFDKVHIEGGDMINKNVQTTLIPAGGSAIVEFKVDVPGTFILVDHSIFRAFNKGALGMLKVEGDENKKIHSGTIQEGIYLPEGGTIQNMPKVNGVAKSTAPKTLGEQIKSGKALYGRTCFACHQSEGQGVPNAFPPLAKSDYLNANIDRAINAVLHGLSGEVTVNGKKYNNVMTSQNLTDDEIADVLTYVYNSWGNNKTVVTPAKVKALRAKPVVKTKDIHE; encoded by the coding sequence ATGTTTAAAAATGAAACAAAAATAAAAAATATCGCACTTGCAATGTTTGTTGCGATAGGGTTGTTTTCTTGTGGTAAAAAAGAAGAAAATGAGGCTAAACATTATGAAAATGTAAAAGTTGAAGGCCAGCAAGTTGCCGAGCTTACGGCACCTCCTTTTGTACCAAAACCAGTTGGCAATCGTGCAGCAACCAAATTGGTTGTGCATATGGAAATAAAAGAACAGGAAGGAGAAATGGTAGATGGGGTAAAATATACTTACTGGACCTTTGGCGGATCTGTTCCTGGAAGTTTTATCAGAACCAGAGTGGGGGATGAGGTTGAATTTCATTTAAAAAACCATCCGGACAATAAAATGCCTCACAACATTGATTTGCATGCGGTAACCGGTCCCGGAGGAGGAGCAACCTCCTCTTTAGTAGCACCGGGGCATGAAAAAGTGTTCAATTTTAAAACCTTAAATCCAGGTTTGTATGTTTACCATTGTGCTACTGCTCCGGTGGGAATGCACATTGCGAACGGGATGTACGGATTAATATTGGTAGAACCGGAAGGAGGTTTACCGCCAGTTGATAAAGAATACTACGTTATGCAAGGTGATTTTTATACCAAAGGGAGTTATGGAGAGCAAGGGTCTCAACCTTTTGATATGAATAAAGCGATTAAAGAACAAGCTGATTATGTGGTTTTCAATGGAAAAGTTGGAGCAGTTACTGGAGAAAAATCCCTTACTGCCAAAGTAGGCGAGACAGTTCGTATTTATATGGGAAATGGTGGTCCAAACTTGGTTTCCTCTTTCCATGTAATTGGAGAAATATTTGACAAGGTACACATTGAAGGTGGAGATATGATCAACAAAAATGTTCAAACGACTTTGATCCCTGCCGGTGGTTCAGCGATAGTAGAGTTTAAAGTGGATGTTCCAGGAACTTTTATTTTAGTAGATCACTCGATATTCAGAGCGTTCAATAAAGGAGCACTTGGAATGCTAAAAGTAGAAGGGGATGAGAATAAAAAAATACATTCTGGAACCATTCAAGAAGGAATTTATTTGCCTGAAGGCGGAACAATACAAAATATGCCAAAAGTGAATGGTGTTGCCAAAAGTACTGCTCCAAAAACTCTTGGAGAGCAAATTAAATCAGGAAAAGCATTGTATGGAAGGACTTGTTTTGCTTGTCACCAGTCAGAAGGACAGGGGGTGCCAAATGCTTTTCCTCCATTGGCCAAGTCTGATTACTTGAATGCTAATATTGACAGAGCAATTAATGCCGTATTGCATGGATTGAGCGGAGAAGTAACTGTAAATGGCAAAAAATACAATAATGTTATGACCAGTCAGAATT